From Lysobacter silvisoli, the proteins below share one genomic window:
- a CDS encoding TetR/AcrR family transcriptional regulator, translated as MAKQTRQRILDAALTMFNAQGEPNVTTNHIADELEISPGNLYYHFRNKDDIIEQLFARFEERMDSALAAPQGRLPGLEDIWLQLHLVFECIWDYRFLYRDLVEILSRNRRLRLRFARILKRADEQAHTVMRGLSQAGVMRASSDELAATATNVLVIATFWLNYAAARGDKDEHAAIRDGIVQVMMLLAPFLRDAERVHLNTLIRAYLD; from the coding sequence GTGGCGAAACAGACCCGCCAGCGCATCCTCGACGCGGCGTTGACCATGTTCAACGCCCAGGGCGAGCCCAACGTCACCACCAACCATATCGCCGACGAGCTGGAGATCAGCCCGGGCAATCTGTATTACCACTTCCGCAACAAGGACGACATCATCGAGCAGCTGTTCGCGCGCTTCGAGGAGCGCATGGACAGCGCCCTGGCCGCGCCGCAGGGCCGCCTGCCCGGGCTGGAGGACATCTGGCTGCAGTTGCACCTGGTGTTCGAGTGCATCTGGGACTACCGCTTCCTGTACCGCGACCTGGTCGAGATCCTCAGCCGCAACCGCCGCTTGCGCTTGCGCTTCGCCCGCATCCTCAAGCGCGCCGACGAGCAGGCCCACACCGTCATGCGCGGCCTGTCCCAGGCCGGGGTCATGCGCGCCTCCAGCGACGAACTGGCCGCCACCGCCACCAACGTGCTGGTGATCGCCACCTTCTGGCTCAACTACGCCGCCGCCCGCGGCGACAAGGACGAGCACGCCGCGATCCGCGACGGCATCGTCCAGGTGATGATGCTGCTGGCCCCGTTCCTGCGCGACGCCGAACGCGTCCACCTCAACACCCTGATCCGCGCCTACCTCGACTGA
- a CDS encoding acyl-CoA-binding protein: MSDLKSSFEQAAKDVQSLSERPDNDTLLRLYALYKQGAEGDVSGPKPGFFDFVGTAKYEAWAKLTGTGQDEAMKKYVDLVKKLRG; encoded by the coding sequence ATGTCCGATCTGAAGTCCAGTTTCGAGCAAGCCGCAAAGGATGTGCAGTCGCTGTCCGAGCGCCCCGACAACGACACCCTGCTGCGCCTGTACGCGCTGTACAAGCAGGGCGCCGAAGGCGACGTCAGCGGCCCCAAGCCGGGCTTCTTCGACTTCGTCGGCACCGCCAAGTACGAGGCCTGGGCCAAGCTCACGGGCACCGGCCAGGACGAGGCGATGAAGAAGTACGTCGACCTCGTGAAGAAGCTGCGCGGCTGA
- a CDS encoding SDR family oxidoreductase: MSYFVTGATGFIGRFLVSNLLKRKGTIYVLVRKDSQKKFEATAKKMGWDMKRVVPVNGDMTAAKCGLSAAQIRNLSGKVRHFFHLAAIYDLTASAQAQRAANIDGTQHALDLAAALNVGCFHHTSSIAAAGLYPGVFREDMFDEAEGLDDPYLRTKHDSEGLVRAEKRVKWRIYRPGMVVGHSQTGEMDKIDGPYYFFTFLKKLREMLPPWMPMLGIEGGRINIIPVDYVVDAMDHIAHKPKLDGHCFHLTDPEPQRVGEVLNTFARAGHTPEMTMRIDARMFAFVPSGIRGAVGNLPPVKRFVGMLLRDFKIPKEVMKFITYPTRFDNRETERALRGSGIKVPNLDSYAWRLWDYWERHLDPDLFVDRTLKGKVRNKVVVITGGSSGIGLATAEKVAAAGAITVIVARGEEELYKARDAMKAAGGKVFAYTADLADMADCDRLVKQILDEHGHVDILVNNAGRSIRRSIELSYDRFHDFERTMQLNYFGSLRLIMGFMPKMTERRKGHIINISSIGVLANSPRFSAYVASKAALDAFSRCAQGELSGKGISFTTINMPLVKTPMIAPTKMYDSVPTLTPDEAADLVVKGIIERPSRIATRLGIFASVINALAPKAYEVVMSTAFELFPDSAAAKGDRKGLKDEHASNEQIAFAALMRGVHW; encoded by the coding sequence ATGAGTTATTTCGTTACCGGCGCGACCGGGTTCATCGGCCGGTTTCTGGTCAGCAACCTGCTCAAGCGCAAGGGCACGATCTATGTGCTGGTGCGCAAGGATTCGCAGAAGAAGTTCGAAGCCACGGCCAAGAAGATGGGCTGGGACATGAAGCGGGTGGTGCCGGTCAACGGCGATATGACCGCGGCCAAGTGCGGTCTGAGCGCCGCCCAGATCCGCAATCTGAGCGGCAAGGTCAGGCACTTCTTCCATCTGGCGGCGATCTACGACCTCACCGCCAGCGCCCAGGCCCAGCGCGCGGCCAACATCGACGGCACCCAGCACGCGCTGGACCTGGCCGCCGCGCTCAACGTGGGCTGCTTCCACCACACCAGCTCGATCGCCGCCGCCGGCCTGTACCCGGGCGTGTTCCGCGAGGACATGTTCGACGAAGCCGAGGGCCTGGACGATCCCTACCTGCGCACCAAGCACGACTCCGAGGGCCTGGTGCGCGCGGAGAAGCGGGTCAAGTGGCGCATCTACCGCCCCGGCATGGTGGTGGGCCACTCGCAGACCGGCGAGATGGACAAGATCGACGGCCCGTACTACTTCTTCACCTTCCTCAAGAAGCTGCGCGAAATGCTGCCGCCGTGGATGCCGATGCTGGGCATCGAGGGCGGGCGCATCAACATCATCCCGGTCGACTACGTGGTCGACGCGATGGACCACATCGCGCACAAGCCCAAGCTCGACGGCCACTGCTTCCACCTGACCGACCCCGAACCGCAGCGGGTGGGCGAGGTGCTCAACACCTTCGCCCGCGCCGGCCACACGCCGGAAATGACCATGCGCATCGACGCGCGCATGTTCGCCTTCGTGCCCAGCGGCATCCGCGGCGCGGTCGGCAACCTGCCGCCCGTCAAGCGCTTCGTCGGCATGCTGCTGCGCGACTTCAAGATCCCCAAGGAAGTGATGAAGTTCATCACCTATCCGACCCGCTTCGACAACCGCGAGACCGAACGCGCGCTGCGCGGCAGCGGGATCAAGGTGCCGAACCTGGACAGCTACGCCTGGCGCCTGTGGGATTACTGGGAACGCCACCTGGACCCGGACCTGTTCGTCGACCGCACCCTCAAGGGCAAGGTCCGCAACAAGGTGGTGGTGATCACCGGCGGCTCCTCGGGCATCGGCCTGGCGACGGCGGAGAAGGTGGCCGCGGCCGGCGCGATCACGGTGATCGTGGCGCGCGGCGAGGAGGAGCTGTACAAGGCGCGCGACGCGATGAAGGCCGCCGGCGGCAAGGTTTTCGCCTATACCGCGGACCTGGCCGACATGGCCGACTGCGACCGCCTGGTCAAGCAGATCCTGGACGAGCACGGCCACGTCGACATCCTGGTCAACAACGCCGGCCGTTCGATCCGCCGCTCGATCGAACTCAGCTACGACCGCTTCCACGATTTCGAGCGCACCATGCAGCTCAACTACTTCGGCAGCCTGCGTCTGATCATGGGCTTCATGCCGAAGATGACCGAGCGCCGCAAGGGCCACATCATCAACATCTCCTCGATCGGCGTGCTGGCCAATTCGCCGCGCTTCTCGGCCTACGTGGCCAGCAAGGCGGCGCTGGACGCGTTCAGCCGCTGCGCCCAGGGCGAGCTGTCGGGCAAGGGCATCAGCTTCACCACGATCAACATGCCGCTGGTGAAGACGCCGATGATCGCGCCGACCAAGATGTACGACAGCGTGCCCACGCTGACCCCGGACGAGGCCGCCGACCTGGTGGTCAAGGGCATCATCGAGCGGCCCAGCCGCATCGCCACCCGTCTGGGCATCTTCGCCTCGGTCATCAACGCGCTCGCGCCCAAGGCCTACGAAGTGGTGATGAGCACGGCCTTCGAGCTGTTCCCGGACTCGGCCGCGGCCAAGGGCGACCGCAAGGGTCTGAAGGACGAGCATGCCAGCAACGAACAGATCGCGTTCGCGGCGCTGATGCGCGGCGTGCATTGGTAA
- a CDS encoding restriction endonuclease, producing MSPVVSLLTALIVALLLGGAISAYLWLHRRRRAETRAGIEALANMRWREFSRLVIEALQPRGFEAESVEQTLERGTQSEELRLQRDGHPWLLACKQGHANYLVGAAVVAEFANAVRFAGASGGVLATPGRIAASEVRGVELELYDGPALWSLVRPLLPPSLRDDLSAAARKQVVRETVFGWAAAVVVGAAVFLLLPKPAQAPVAPVAPVTAAPEPAPAAPVAAEPALSAAAPADPNREQYERGEVIRMVSSLPGVERALWSTSSTLVVYRLDESSTDVQQICGILERYAFLRSSRLQLQPPPGSTQRVRFLQCKTY from the coding sequence ATGTCCCCAGTCGTGTCGCTGCTGACCGCTCTGATCGTCGCCCTGCTGCTGGGAGGCGCGATCAGCGCTTATCTGTGGCTGCACCGGCGGCGCCGCGCCGAGACCCGCGCCGGCATCGAGGCGCTGGCCAACATGCGCTGGCGCGAGTTTTCGCGGCTGGTGATCGAGGCCCTGCAGCCGCGCGGCTTCGAGGCCGAATCGGTGGAGCAGACCCTGGAACGCGGCACCCAGTCCGAGGAACTGCGCCTGCAGCGCGACGGCCACCCCTGGCTGCTGGCCTGCAAGCAGGGCCATGCCAACTACCTGGTCGGCGCGGCGGTGGTGGCCGAGTTCGCCAACGCGGTTCGCTTCGCCGGCGCCAGCGGCGGCGTGCTGGCCACGCCCGGCCGCATCGCCGCGTCGGAAGTGCGCGGCGTGGAACTGGAGCTCTACGACGGCCCGGCGCTGTGGTCGCTGGTGCGCCCGTTGCTGCCGCCATCGCTGCGCGACGACCTCAGCGCCGCTGCGCGCAAGCAGGTCGTGCGCGAGACCGTGTTCGGCTGGGCCGCCGCGGTGGTGGTCGGCGCCGCGGTGTTCCTGCTGCTGCCCAAGCCCGCGCAGGCGCCCGTCGCGCCTGTGGCGCCGGTGACTGCCGCGCCCGAACCTGCGCCCGCGGCGCCCGTGGCCGCCGAGCCGGCGCTCAGCGCCGCCGCTCCGGCCGACCCCAACCGCGAGCAGTACGAGCGCGGCGAGGTGATCCGCATGGTGTCCTCGCTGCCCGGCGTGGAGCGCGCGCTGTGGTCCACGTCCTCGACCCTGGTGGTCTACCGCCTGGACGAATCCAGCACCGACGTGCAGCAGATCTGCGGCATCCTCGAGCGCTATGCCTTCCTGCGCTCCTCGCGCCTGCAACTGCAACCGCCGCCGGGCAGCACCCAGCGCGTGCGGTTCTTGCAATGCAAGACGTATTGA
- a CDS encoding phasin family protein: MAKFKKNAKKTASASKTTASASAQEQAERLSKTLSESAQQIWLAGVGAFSRAQAEGTKLFEGLVKEGLSLEQTARKFTGGQADALRDAVESKVGHARERAADTWDRLEKVFEERVQRALVKLGVPGRDDLAGLSQRVDALTAELRRQGGKPAAKAAAKPAAAKAQKVTAAKKVAKQPALKKAAAKAPRKAVAKPKPPVAP, from the coding sequence ATGGCCAAGTTCAAGAAGAACGCGAAGAAGACCGCTTCCGCCAGCAAGACCACGGCCAGCGCCAGCGCCCAGGAACAGGCCGAGCGCCTGTCCAAGACCCTGAGCGAATCGGCGCAGCAGATCTGGCTGGCCGGCGTCGGCGCCTTCAGCCGCGCCCAGGCCGAGGGCACCAAGCTGTTCGAAGGCCTGGTCAAGGAAGGCCTGAGCCTGGAGCAGACCGCGCGCAAGTTCACCGGCGGCCAGGCCGACGCCCTGCGCGATGCGGTCGAGTCCAAGGTCGGCCACGCGCGCGAACGCGCCGCCGACACCTGGGATCGCCTGGAAAAGGTGTTCGAAGAGCGCGTGCAGCGCGCCCTGGTCAAGCTGGGCGTGCCCGGCCGCGACGACCTGGCCGGACTGAGCCAGCGCGTGGATGCGCTGACCGCCGAGCTGCGCCGTCAGGGCGGCAAGCCCGCTGCCAAGGCGGCCGCCAAGCCCGCCGCCGCCAAGGCGCAGAAGGTCACCGCCGCCAAGAAGGTGGCCAAGCAGCCGGCGCTGAAGAAGGCCGCCGCCAAGGCGCCGCGCAAGGCCGTCGCCAAGCCCAAGCCGCCGGTCGCGCCGTAA